The following coding sequences lie in one Arachis stenosperma cultivar V10309 chromosome 5, arast.V10309.gnm1.PFL2, whole genome shotgun sequence genomic window:
- the LOC130981652 gene encoding extradiol ring-cleavage dioxygenase-like: MALMSLKDTFYISHGSPTLAIDDSIEIRQVLKSWKRIFPQKPSAILVISGHWDTAVPSVNVVQRNETIYDFYGFPKPMYQLKYPAPGAPELARRVKELLQKSGFGRVDEDRRRGLDHGAWVPLMLMYPEADIPVCQLSVQSDKDGTHHYNMGKALTPLKDEGVLIIGSGSAVHNLRELRVHSGNTAVPWALEFDNWLKRALLEGRYEDVNNWDKKAPHAKKAHPWPDHFYPLHVAIGAAGGNPKAKVIHSNIELGSLSYASFQFTEVSDSCSA, from the exons ATGGCTTTGATGAGTTTGAAGGACACTTTCTACATATCACATGGATCACCAACGTTGGCCATTGACGATTCGATTGAGATAAGGCAGGTTCTCAAATCATGGAAGCGGATTTTCCCTCAGAAACCTTCTGCCATTCTTGTTATCTCCGGTCACTGGGACACAGCAGTTCCCTCCGTCAATGTTGTTCAGAGAAACGAAACCATTTACGACTTTTATGGCTTCCCTAAACCCATGTACCAG CTTAAGTATCCAGCACCTGGGGCTCCAGAGTTGGCAAGGAGGGTGAAGGAACTACTTCAAAAATCCGGTTTTGGCCGTGTCGACGAAGACAGAAGGAGAGGGCTTGATCACGGTGCTTGGGTTCCACTCATGTTGATGTACCCCGAAGCTGATATCCCGGTATGTCAATTGTCTGTTCAATCTGATAAGGATGGGACTCATCACTATAACATGGGAAAGGCATTGACACCTCTTAAAGATGAAGGTGTGCTTATAATTGGTTCTGGAAGTGCTGTTCACAATCTGAGAGAGCTTAGAGTTCATTCCGGCAACACTGCTGTTCCCTGGGCTCTGGAATTCGATAATTGGTTGAAAAGGGCTCTTCTTGAAGGAAG ATATGAGGATGTAAACAATTGGGATAAGAAAGCACCGCACGCGAAGAAGGCTCATCCATGGCCAGATCACTTTTATCCACTTCATGTTGCCATTGGTGCAGCTGGTGGAAATCCAAAGGCCAAAGTTATCCACAGCAATATCGAATTAGGATCTCTCTCCTATGCCTCTTTCCAGTTTACTGAAGTTTCCGACTCGTGTTCTGCTTAA
- the LOC130979266 gene encoding uncharacterized protein LOC130979266 has protein sequence MSGVPKRPHDETVHQSSKHPHEDSGAYSKLIPSVSGEHHVPYDIGQDSRVAKTLRAEPRDADRRSPLHSVYRMPSSFNDSHADHATGTENRIESKDLKDSRDLRFENRDIKAEKELPGEARRDSQIAKSEKDVRVEGRSDDNKDTRHDQDIYNDSTSDIKKDKDGFGVVSSHLNWKESKEYRGKRYPDVPSGSLDPWHISRGNTPIEVGKQRMDSSTAEERDYLEAHEAVGENKIDSKSEDRFKDRKRRDVKQRELGDKEKERSDHRNIMQVNNTSGESKEPSKEERDVEKWDKERKDLPKERDNSKDREKDNLKRESWNGMEKEVSNNEKELGDGSAKITEQEPEQKKLKDADGWKNVDREGRERRKERDGDVEGDRPEKRSKFDKQSEDGSADGEGTGDKEREVHNYNVQHRKRIQRSRGSPQLVNREPRFRSHGQHDDESQGKTEVTSVVYRAGESMQELIKLWDDYASSQSQVEKNGECSNSGPTLEIRIPAENVTATNRQVRGGQLWGTDVYTYDSDLVAVLMHTGYCRPTASLPPTAIQELRATIRVLPRQDCYISTLRNNVRSRAWGAATIGCSYKVERCCIVKRGGGTIDLEPCLTHTSTIEPTLAPAAVERTMTTRAAASNALRQQRFVREVTIQYNLCNEPWIKYSISIVADKGLKKALYTSARLKKGEVLYLETHSCRYELGFAGEKMVKTTPSSQLHNPDAEKSQNHHHSANGDKADSDSIMIDVFRWSRCKKPLPQKVMRTIGIPLPPEHIEVLEENLDWEDVQWSQTGVWIAGKEYTLARVHFLSMN, from the exons ATGAGTGGTGTACCTAAGAGACCTCATGATGAGACTGTTCATCAATCTTCAAAGCACCCACATGAAGATTCTGGTGCATATTCAAAGTTAATTCCATCAGTTTCCGGTGAGCACCATGTTCCTTATGATATAGGCCAAGATTCCCGTGTGGCAAAGACACTTCGTGCTGAACCGCGTGATGCAGATAGAAGATCACCTCTTCACTCAGTGTATCGGATGCCATCATCTTTCAATGATTCCCATGCAGATCATGCCACTGGAACTGAGAATAGGATAGAATCAAAGGATCTAAAGGATAGTAGAGATCTCCGGTTTGAGAATCGTGATATAAAGGCAGAGAAGGAGTTGCCTGGTGAAGCAAGAAGGGATTCTCAGATTGCTAAGAGTGAGAAGGATGTGCGTGTTGAAGGTAGATCAGATGACAACAAGGATACTAGACATGATCAGGATATTTATAATGATTCAACCAGTGACATTAAAAAAGACAAGGATGGCTTTGGTGTGGTAAGCAGCCACTTGAATTGGAAAGAATCAAAAGAATACAGGGGGAAAAGATATCCTGATGTTCCAAGTGGAAGTTTGGACCCTTGGCATATTTCACGGGGGAATACACCAATTGAAGTTGGGAAGCAGAGGATGGACAGCTCGACAGCAGAAGAAAGGGACTATTTGGAAGCTCATGAGGCTGTTGGGGAAAACAAAATTGACTCTAAAAGCGAAGATAGATTCAAAGACAGAAAGAGAAGGGATGTAAAGCAACGCGAGTTGGGGGacaaggaaaaagaaagaagtgatCACAGAAATATTATGCAGGTTAACAATACTAGTGGTGAAAGCAAAGAACCCTCCAAAGAAGAGAGAGATGTAGAAAAGTGGGACAAGGAGAGGAAAGATCTTCCAAAAGAAAGAGATAATTCAAAAGATAGAGAAAAAGATAATCTCAAAAGGGAATCATGGAATGGAATGGAGAAAGAAGTTTCAAATAATGAGAAGGAGCTTGGTGATGGATCCGCAAAAATCACAGAGCAAGAACCAGAACAGAAGAAACTAAAAGATGCTGACGGCTGGAAAAATGTTGACAGAGAAGGTAGAGAGAGGAGGAAAGAAAGGGATGGTGATGTGGAGGGAGATAGGCCTGAAAAGCGCAGTAAATTTGACAAGCAATCAGAAGATGGGAGTGCTGATGGGGAAGGGACAGGAGATAAGGAGAGGGAAGTCCACAACTATAATGTTCAACATCGTAAGAGGATACAAAGATCAAGGGGAAGCCCTCAGTTGGTCAATCGCGAGCCTCGTTTTAGATCCCATGGCCAACATGATGACGA GTCTCAAG GTAAAACAGAAGTAACTTCTGTTGTTTATAGAGCTGGTGAAAGCATGCAAGAGCTGATAAAGTTGTGGGATGATTATGCATCATCTCAATCTCAAGTGGAGAAAAATGGTGAATGCTCTAATAGTGGCCCTACTCTTGAGATCCGGATACCAGCTGAGAATGTTACTGCTACAAACCGCCAA GTCAGAGGTGGCCAGCTATGGGGAACTGATGTCTACACATATGACTCAGATCTTGTTGCAG TTCTCATGCATACAGGTTACTGTCGCCCAACAGCTTCTCTGCCTCCAACGGCTATACAAGAGTTGCGTGCAACCATTCGTGTGCTACCAAGACAGGATT GCTATATTTCTACCCTAAGAAACAATGTACGTTCCCGTGCCTGGGGTGCTGCAACAATTGGTTGTAGTTATAAAGTTGAGCGGTGTTGCATAGTGAAG AGAGGAGGTGGAACGATTGATCTTGAACCGTGCCTTACGCATACATCAACCATCGAGCCAACCCTTGCACCAGCAGCTGTTGAGCGGACAATGACCACCAGGGCTGCAGCTTCG AATGCATTGCGGCAGCAAAGATTTGTTAGGGAAGTCACAATACAGTACAACCTATGCAATGAACCTTG GATTAAATATAGTATAAGCATTGTTGCTGACAAGGGTCTCAAAAAGGCACTTTATACATCTGCTCGGTTGAAGAAGGGGGAAGTTTTGTATCTAGAGACGCACTCATGCAG ATATGAACTTGGTTTTGCCGGAGAGAAAATGGTCAAGACTACACCCAGCAGTCAGTTGCATAACCCAGATGCAGAAAAATCTCAAAATCACCATCATTCTGCAAATGGGGACAAAGCTGATTCTGATAGCATCATGATTGATGTGTTTCGCTGGTCTCGGTGTAAGAAGCCTTTACCCCAGAAAGTTATGCGCACCATTGGCATCCCTCTGCCTCCTGAACATATAGAG GTACTGGAGGAGAACCTAGACTGGGAAGACGTACAATGGTCGCAAACTGGTGTTTGGATTGCTGGAAAGGAGTATACACTAGCACGGGTCCATTTCTTGTCAATGAATTAA
- the LOC130979265 gene encoding uncharacterized protein LOC130979265 — protein sequence MTYADEDGSSGSGDDAIMLDGHKRHAGVPSSSGASRKRGRKAAGGAIVDAMLEIAAASKMRASAIMKSEDRFSVSKCIKLLDETQDAPISMEDIDLELDEMELVAAAAGYYYYSCLTKQPSRCLSPRRCEFVSEVLNGHDDYCREMLRMDKHVFHKLCDILRQRAMLRDTAGVMIEEQLAIFLNIIGHNERNRVIQERFHHSGETISRHFNNVLKAIKSLSREVLQPPQLTTPPEVINCARFFPYFKDCIGVIDGMSIPAHVPAKDQSRFRNKKGILSQNVLAACTFDLQFIFIYPGWEGSVTDSRVLRAVLDNPDQNFPQIPEGKYYLVDSGYLNTGGFIAPFEGVRYQQYEFRGANQLPRNAKELFNHRHCFLRNAILRSFNVLKARFPILKLAPQYSFQIQRDIVIAGCVLHNFIRREERNEWLFDSVGAAPVDEPSDPDDLPDVQFLSSMQEQFAYSLRDSIAAAMWDDFLNKWDEW from the exons ATGACTTATGCGGATGAGGATGGCTCTTCGGGCTCTGGAGACGATGCAATCATGTTGGATGGACACAAACGCCATGCTGGCGTGCCATCTAGTTCCGGTGCCAGCCGGAAGAGAGGAAGGAAAGCTGCTGGTGGTGCTATAGTGGATGCCATGCTGGAGATAGCTGCTGCTTCGAAGATGAGGGCAAGTGCAATTATGAAGAGTGAGGACAGATTCTCCGTAAGCAAGTGCATCAAATTGTTGGATGAGACGCAAG ATGCACCAATAAGCATGGAAGACATTGATCTAGAATTGGATGAGATGGAACTAGTTGCGGCTGCTGCTGGCTACTATTACTACAGCTGTCTAACCAAGCAACCTTCTCGTTGTCTATCTCCTAGGAGATGCGAATTTGTGTCAGAAGTGCTGAATGGTCATGATGACTACTGCCGGGAAATGTTGCGGATGGACAAGCATGTATTTCACAAGTTGTGTGACATTCTCCGTCAACGAGCCATGCTACGTGATACTGCAGGTGTAATGATAGAGGAGCAATTAGCAATATTTTTAAACATCATTGGCCACAACGAACGTAATAGAGTGATTCAAGAGCGGTTTCATCACTCTGGTGAAACCATTAGCCGCCATTTTAATAATGTATTGAAGGCTATTAAATCACTATCTCGTGAAGTCTTGCAGCCTCCTCAGCTCACTACACCTCCAGAAGTTATCAACTGCGCTAGGTTTTTCCCGTATTTCAAG GATTGCATAGGAGTAATTGATGGgatgagcattcctgctcatgTTCCAGCCAAAGATCAATCTCGATTTCGAAATAAGAAAGGTATCCTATCTCAAAATGTACTGGCAGCCTGCACATTTGACCTGCAGTTTATATTCATTTATCCTGGTTGGGAAGGCTCTGTCACAGACTCGCGCGTGTTAAGGGCAGTCCTTGACAACCCAGATCAGAATTTCCCGCAAATACCTGAAG GAAAGTACTACCTTGTAGACTCGGGATACCTCAATACAGGAGGGTTTATTGCTCCTTTTGAAGGTGTTCGATACCAGCAATACGAGTTCAGAGGTGCGAATCAGCTACCCAGAAATGCAAAGGAGCTGTTCAACCATAGGCACTGTTTTCTGAGGAATGCTATCCTGAGATCATTCAATGTGTTGAAGGCTAGATTCCCTATCCTTAAACTTGCTCCTCAGTATTCCTTTCAGATTCAGCGGGACATAGTCATTGCTGGATGCGTTCTGCACAACTTCATCCGCCGCGAGGAAAGGAATGAGTGGTTATTTGATAGCGTTGGAGCAGCACCAGTGGATGAACCGTCAGACCCCGATGATCTACCTGATGTCCAGTTTCTCTCTTCAATGCAAGAACAGTTTGCGTACTCGTTAAGGGATTCAATTGCTGCAGCTATGTGGGATGATTTCCTTAATAAATGGGACGAGTGGTGA
- the LOC130981100 gene encoding pentatricopeptide repeat-containing protein At2g40240, mitochondrial-like yields the protein MSFHSKLLNKTLFYSLFTLRRFTTIATATAKQFPANPTSTSYDELTNAAGSSGDFHALRDALNKRIQDNCFNTKSTFNFVTDETFSSSLLNHLLQTLSALNRGVTRKNAFDSLITRLCKLQRVDDALHVIEYMARTDGGGCRPSATTFYPVLNLLTRQKAIDHARRVVDFMSTLGLNLDLTGHNYFLVAH from the coding sequence ATGTCGTTTCACTCAAAACTACTCAACAAAACCCTCTTTTATTCCCTCTTTACCCTCCGTCGATTCACTACCATCGCCACCGCCACCGCCAAGCAATTTCCCGCTAACCCAACCTCCACCTCTTACGACGAACTCACCAATGCTGCTGGAAGCTCCGGCGACTTCCATGCTCTCCGCGATGCCCTCAACAAGCGCATCCAAGACAACTGCTTCAACACGAAGTCCACCTTCAACTTCGTCACCGACGAAACCTTCTCCTCTTCCCTCCTCAACCACCTCCTTCAAACTCTATCCGCCCTCAACCGCGGCGTCACGCGCAAGAACGCGTTCGATTCCCTCATCACGCGCCTCTGCAAGCTCCAGCGCGTCGATGACGCGCTCCACGTCATCGAATATATGGCACGTACCGACGGCGGGGGCTGCCGCCCCAGTGCGACCACCTTCTACCCCGTCCTGAACCTCCTAACGCGCCAGAAAGCCATAGACCACGCGCGGCGCGTGGTAGATTTCATGTCCACGCTTGGCCTGAATCTGGATCTGACGGGACACAACTACTTCCTCGTTGCGCACTGA
- the LOC130981101 gene encoding pentatricopeptide repeat-containing protein At2g40240, mitochondrial-like, giving the protein MEEDGIDADARTFDALVLGACKVKKVDGGMMLVKRMVDDGVPILYSKHMFVIRGLLQMKCYEQALRYVKGFGGKDKALDAELFGYLASQLVGLKRIKEAVIVLEEMDQRGLPMGHKLRIFYEKNAGNEDKGEKKKEKKRSG; this is encoded by the coding sequence ATGGAGGAAGATGGGATTGATGCGGACGCGCGTACGTTCGACGCGCTTGTGTTGGGCGCGTGTAAGGTTAAGAAGGTGGATGGTGGTATGATGCTTGTGAAAAGGATGGTGGATGATGGAGTTCCTATTTTGTATTCAAAGCACATGTTTGTGATTAGGGGTTTGTTGCAGATGAAATGCTATGAACAAGCTTTGAGGTATGTGAAGGGTTTTGGTGGAAAAGATAAAGCTTTGGATGCTGAACTTTTTGGGTATTTGGCTAGCCAGCTTGTAGGGTTGAAGAGGATTAAGGAGGCAGTGATTGTTTTGGAGGAAATGGACCAAAGGGGTTTGCCAATGGGTCACAAATTGAGAATCTTTTATGAGAAGAATGCTGGAAATGAGGATaaaggggagaagaagaaggagaagaagaggagtGGTTGA